From a single Lactococcus allomyrinae genomic region:
- a CDS encoding DUF4176 domain-containing protein, translated as MNREKLLPLGSVVYLKEGIIPLMIGIRQPIVQLDKGQCYFDYAGFSQLTGINADEIAYFNNEDIREVIAEGYIGKEEDTILAALKDWREDTDIEKGLVTKDKSENSIDEQSFGF; from the coding sequence ATGAATAGAGAAAAATTATTGCCTTTGGGTAGTGTGGTTTACTTAAAAGAAGGAATTATTCCATTGATGATTGGAATAAGACAGCCTATTGTACAGTTAGATAAAGGGCAATGCTATTTTGACTACGCAGGTTTTTCACAGTTGACAGGGATAAATGCAGATGAAATTGCTTATTTCAACAACGAAGATATACGGGAAGTAATCGCAGAGGGGTATATTGGCAAAGAAGAAGATACAATTTTAGCAGCATTAAAGGATTGGAGAGAAGATACAGATATAGAAAAAGGACTTGTGACTAAGGATAAATCAGAAAATTCTATTGATGAGCAGAGTTTTGGATTTTGA
- the esaA gene encoding type VII secretion protein EsaA, translating to MKRRTVITGGILVIAIIGLGVSFWWLSHPKEAAGQSVSKPTIVLVNEDESGKFEGKSYNFGKSFVDLVSNDDKYNWQVASRSVAERAYKDGSVNAVIYLPQNFTSNLLSLQALAPEKAEVNYKIETGQNQVNNVQLDNKINGLLYDFNTRIVQMYYSSVANNVSSAQGAMQDVVGSQGTLLNQLGVNVLPPFKTTAESYTSTISQASSLKSQNSSWIQSQNSFTSSVQKMLDSTSKTLNSQQVPLQNFFKDNQKIAQINVEHANAGITHQFTSDTTFYFDQFKGLYTTNLTNFNQFSSQNSDGTSQGVYPDLTNQIAQYNTLITEKRDDVGNQITQLAQQRTELFGLEQEVLQQFFASDISINDSNYKYDNLQSIIEDPDSTYARKALAEKLENSFAQESLLDSKQNYSAQISSLLEDISVNSSDYTDLFNRLVENNSLTQGKAGEYQKELDFLKNYASAFGVKTGELDEITLPDNTPHQTMEKTVTLKIPKGNIGYVKLTAPDTTISVSNVSGSGENNPSISSDNTTVTLNNQSYTKEEPALDANGKPIMNPDGTVQMIEKSYSCAGDAVLTVTYSVDFGSTQISTATLTTYDGSSSKTGTIQFVLNPEQPLNNAVGQTYFETLTSMFNKIDTSTQLINFIYGNPEDNSLMVASENGQLPSKNDFQTNNENSVYNRYGNMDINTIQERLGNQDVTDYQDLGQSNLKQIIQILSELQERIDTLSQTENTLSENLPSSYFSTQMAALQNWYNTATKANDESYKSWKESKADLLAVKNWNEYNQTDPNLYIDPNGGDSIYKMISSLMTNTSKSATDTANNAKAIKDNSNQFEEMVKGVNATKANAQKVLDGTGEILSVGAKDLKKSKDYSTNFSTVLANTRTPGINPSPIYNFFAQPLTVKNITPKAEKTKRQTINLIWIPALFGGIIIGGVGMYIVRRKA from the coding sequence ATGAAGAGAAGAACGGTAATAACTGGTGGTATTCTAGTAATTGCTATAATTGGACTTGGTGTTTCTTTTTGGTGGTTAAGTCATCCAAAGGAAGCGGCGGGACAGTCGGTGTCCAAACCAACGATTGTGTTGGTCAATGAGGACGAAAGTGGTAAATTTGAAGGGAAAAGCTACAATTTTGGTAAGAGCTTTGTAGACTTAGTTTCAAATGATGACAAGTATAACTGGCAAGTTGCTTCACGAAGTGTCGCAGAGCGAGCTTATAAAGATGGTTCTGTAAATGCTGTGATTTATCTTCCACAAAATTTTACATCTAATCTTTTATCTCTTCAAGCACTTGCACCCGAAAAAGCGGAAGTAAATTATAAAATTGAAACGGGTCAAAATCAGGTCAATAATGTTCAATTAGATAATAAGATCAATGGATTACTTTATGATTTTAACACGCGTATTGTTCAAATGTATTATTCAAGTGTGGCTAATAATGTTTCGAGCGCTCAAGGGGCGATGCAGGATGTTGTTGGAAGCCAAGGTACTTTACTTAATCAATTAGGTGTAAATGTACTGCCCCCATTCAAGACGACAGCTGAATCATATACTTCCACAATCAGTCAAGCTAGCTCTCTTAAGTCTCAGAATAGTTCATGGATTCAATCTCAAAATAGTTTTACTAGTAGTGTGCAAAAAATGCTAGATTCAACAAGTAAGACATTGAATAGTCAGCAGGTTCCTCTGCAAAATTTCTTTAAAGATAATCAAAAAATTGCACAAATCAATGTAGAACATGCTAATGCTGGTATTACTCATCAATTTACCTCAGATACTACATTCTACTTTGACCAATTTAAAGGACTTTATACTACTAACCTAACGAATTTCAATCAATTCTCATCTCAAAATAGTGATGGAACTTCACAAGGTGTTTATCCTGATTTGACAAATCAAATAGCCCAATATAATACGTTAATTACGGAAAAAAGAGATGATGTTGGGAATCAAATCACTCAACTTGCTCAGCAAAGAACAGAGTTATTTGGGTTGGAACAAGAAGTTTTACAACAGTTTTTTGCTTCGGATATCAGTATTAATGATTCTAACTATAAGTATGACAATCTCCAAAGTATCATTGAAGATCCGGATTCAACTTATGCACGTAAAGCGTTAGCTGAGAAATTGGAAAACTCTTTCGCTCAAGAATCGCTATTGGACAGTAAGCAAAATTATTCAGCACAAATCTCCTCTTTATTGGAAGATATTTCTGTCAACTCAAGTGATTATACTGATTTATTTAACCGTTTAGTTGAAAATAACTCACTTACGCAAGGGAAAGCTGGTGAATATCAAAAAGAACTTGACTTTCTTAAAAATTATGCTTCTGCTTTTGGAGTGAAGACTGGTGAATTGGATGAAATAACATTGCCTGATAATACACCTCATCAAACAATGGAGAAGACTGTAACGCTTAAGATTCCGAAAGGGAATATTGGTTATGTTAAGCTTACTGCACCAGATACAACAATCAGTGTTTCTAATGTTAGTGGTTCAGGAGAAAACAATCCAAGTATCAGCAGTGATAATACAACCGTCACATTGAACAATCAAAGTTATACAAAAGAAGAACCTGCATTGGATGCCAATGGTAAACCTATCATGAACCCAGATGGAACGGTCCAAATGATAGAAAAAAGCTATTCATGTGCAGGTGATGCGGTTTTGACAGTGACTTACTCGGTTGATTTTGGTTCTACGCAGATTTCTACTGCAACATTGACGACTTATGATGGAAGTAGTTCTAAAACAGGTACAATCCAATTTGTTTTAAATCCAGAGCAACCATTAAATAATGCAGTCGGTCAAACTTATTTTGAAACTCTGACTAGTATGTTTAATAAAATTGATACAAGTACACAGCTAATTAATTTTATTTATGGGAATCCTGAGGATAACTCATTGATGGTAGCCTCAGAAAATGGGCAATTACCAAGTAAAAATGATTTTCAAACCAATAATGAAAATTCTGTTTATAATCGTTATGGTAACATGGATATCAATACTATCCAGGAACGGTTAGGTAATCAAGATGTTACAGATTATCAAGACTTAGGACAGTCTAACTTAAAACAAATTATTCAAATTTTATCAGAGCTACAAGAACGCATAGATACATTGAGTCAAACGGAGAATACTCTATCAGAAAATCTTCCTAGTTCTTATTTTTCTACTCAAATGGCTGCTCTTCAAAATTGGTATAATACAGCGACTAAAGCAAATGATGAAAGTTACAAATCATGGAAAGAATCTAAGGCTGACTTACTTGCAGTAAAAAATTGGAATGAGTATAATCAAACAGACCCTAATCTCTATATTGACCCTAATGGTGGAGATAGCATCTATAAAATGATTTCTAGTTTGATGACAAATACAAGTAAGTCTGCAACTGATACAGCTAATAATGCTAAAGCAATCAAAGATAATAGTAATCAATTTGAGGAAATGGTCAAAGGGGTTAATGCGACAAAGGCTAATGCACAAAAAGTGCTTGATGGAACGGGAGAGATCTTGAGCGTAGGAGCTAAAGATCTGAAAAAGAGTAAAGATTATTCTACAAACTTCTCAACGGTTCTTGCCAACACTCGCACCCCAGGAATTAATCCAAGTCCAATTTATAATTTCTTTGCTCAGCCGTTGACTGTAAAAAATATTACTCCAAAGGCGGAAAAAACAAAAAGGCAAACGATTAATTTAATTTGGATTCCTGCTCTATTTGGAGGAATCATTATAGGTGGAGTAGGAATGTATATTGTTCGTAGAAAAGCTTGA
- a CDS encoding T7SS effector LXG polymorphic toxin — MGLIYSSSDSQNLMDGMNANLAIAKAAVQDVVSASRTLTGAIGAGKLLDGAAFNAGKDLFSALIIPTITRASTAFDDTKQHLEQYKTANSEVSSEGVLDEDKLNAKKTSTQAIKTATDNTASTFRTMASAADSVSLPFVGPMLNDAAQNLENYSESLQQDIDKINQKLQKLHTFNSAVNGLFNDDLNNLKQIVQNVTLLSGTVINTKTGSYTLPKGTDSSWFTKLATTSVQTSIIEGINKKAEEKIMEKGAAYGAGKAADIFDNRYSITTADGKILGKIPGATKEAMTGAEDTATSLAKYGGKAVTGAFGLVAGVGIDMVTGDSAQEAWGKEITTTAVIAGGFAVAGLIAGAPIEAPLAAVIGVGILVNSTNDLLREHFSGVKKFEDNIGNAVVSGWNNVTKGVSSFFGGVFG; from the coding sequence ATGGGACTAATTTATTCAAGTTCGGATTCACAAAATCTGATGGATGGGATGAATGCGAACCTTGCGATTGCTAAGGCAGCGGTGCAAGATGTTGTGAGTGCCAGTCGTACCTTGACAGGCGCTATTGGCGCAGGCAAGTTACTAGATGGTGCAGCTTTCAATGCGGGTAAGGATTTGTTTTCTGCCCTCATCATTCCGACAATCACGCGTGCTTCAACCGCTTTTGATGATACAAAGCAACATTTGGAGCAGTATAAGACTGCGAATAGTGAAGTGAGCAGCGAGGGTGTGTTGGATGAGGATAAACTCAATGCCAAGAAAACCTCCACACAAGCGATAAAGACAGCAACGGATAATACAGCCAGTACTTTTCGGACAATGGCTTCTGCGGCAGATAGTGTTTCCCTCCCATTTGTAGGACCAATGTTGAATGATGCTGCACAGAACTTGGAGAATTATTCAGAGAGTCTTCAACAAGATATAGACAAAATTAATCAGAAACTCCAAAAACTTCATACATTCAATTCTGCAGTAAATGGCTTATTTAACGATGATTTGAATAACTTGAAACAAATTGTTCAAAATGTTACCTTGCTTAGTGGCACAGTTATAAATACCAAAACTGGAAGTTATACTTTGCCTAAAGGCACTGATTCTTCTTGGTTTACAAAACTGGCTACTACTAGTGTTCAAACTTCCATTATTGAGGGGATAAATAAAAAAGCTGAAGAAAAGATTATGGAAAAAGGTGCAGCCTATGGTGCTGGTAAAGCAGCAGATATATTTGATAATCGTTATTCCATAACAACTGCGGATGGAAAAATTCTTGGGAAGATTCCAGGGGCTACCAAAGAGGCAATGACAGGCGCCGAAGATACTGCCACAAGTCTAGCTAAATATGGCGGAAAAGCTGTAACTGGAGCTTTTGGATTAGTTGCTGGAGTGGGTATTGACATGGTGACGGGAGATTCTGCACAAGAAGCTTGGGGAAAAGAAATTACGACAACCGCTGTGATTGCTGGAGGATTTGCTGTTGCGGGGTTGATAGCAGGTGCTCCTATTGAAGCTCCTCTAGCGGCAGTCATAGGAGTTGGTATTCTAGTTAATTCTACAAACGATCTATTGAGAGAACACTTTTCTGGAGTGAAAAAGTTTGAAGATAATATTGGAAATGCTGTAGTTTCTGGCTGGAATAACGTGACTAAAGGAGTCAGTAGCTTCTTTGGAGGTGTTTTTGGATAA
- a CDS encoding DUF4176 domain-containing protein has translation MLSIGSIVYLKDGTRKLMILNRGPLIESEAGTQMFDYSGCTYPSGLEPEQVFYFNDENIDKVVFEGYHDEEEERFQEIYQSWKKENPNIKRGEVLKPIQNMNISEKGKVSNNDDQSFGF, from the coding sequence ATGTTGTCAATTGGAAGTATTGTGTATTTAAAAGATGGTACTAGAAAACTTATGATTTTAAATAGAGGACCGTTGATAGAGTCAGAAGCGGGGACTCAAATGTTTGATTACTCTGGCTGTACTTATCCATCAGGTTTAGAACCAGAACAAGTATTCTATTTTAATGACGAAAATATTGATAAAGTAGTTTTTGAGGGTTATCATGATGAAGAAGAGGAGCGTTTTCAGGAAATTTATCAAAGTTGGAAAAAAGAAAATCCTAATATAAAAAGAGGAGAGGTGTTAAAACCTATACAAAATATGAATATCTCTGAAAAAGGAAAAGTTAGCAATAATGATGATCAGAGTTTTGGATTTTAA
- a CDS encoding glycosyltransferase: MKTNKIIFLLLGLAISLVVLVGCSGSKSIQGTWKVQDASGDNSTITFTDKKVTVDGQTYNYTQNAVGTENGVNYYGIKQDGQNYTIIFPDKNKNIAIMIQPDSTDDYLKGTMLYAMNKTNQPNYKEYSTKYLK; encoded by the coding sequence ATGAAAACGAATAAAATTATTTTTTTGCTTCTAGGATTGGCGATAAGTCTTGTGGTTCTTGTTGGTTGCAGCGGTTCAAAATCAATTCAAGGTACATGGAAAGTTCAGGATGCGTCTGGAGATAATTCCACAATTACCTTTACCGACAAAAAAGTGACTGTGGATGGTCAAACCTATAATTATACTCAGAATGCAGTTGGTACAGAAAATGGTGTTAATTATTATGGAATAAAACAAGATGGTCAGAATTATACAATTATTTTCCCAGATAAAAATAAAAATATAGCTATTATGATCCAACCTGATTCAACCGATGATTATCTTAAAGGAACGATGTTATATGCTATGAATAAGACCAATCAACCAAATTATAAGGAATATTCAACAAAATATTTGAAGTGA
- a CDS encoding T7SS effector LXG polymorphic toxin, producing MGLIYSSSDSQNLMDGMNANLAIAKAAVQDVVSASRTLTGAIGAGKLLDGAAFNAGKDLFSALIIPTITRASSAFDDTKKHLSRYESANNEVSSEGVLDEDKLNAKKTSTQAIKTATDNTASTFRTIASAADSVSLPFVGPMLNAAAQNLENYSESLQQDIDKIDQKLKKLRDFNSAVNGLFNNDLNNLKIIVQSVTVLSDTVVHSNGTYSLPAGTDASWFTSVKSAKDVSETEKLDKVLSDKKANIEDVNVILAYAKAHPNEEIPQSILDWIKKNASGIGGSFSNGETVGDLLDEVVGKGISKFGGLVNVFTGIAGPDGVGSFVLENSNGIGRQVVQTGEDISKFGKYAGKGFAVAGFAFGMYDDMADNHKTVGQALTHNIASTAIGAGATAGASFAIGALLVSNPVGWAAIGVSAAAIGIGVGATALFNLAYDNNFLGLKSGLDWAGSKIDEGLKDVGQAVGNIANAINPFKWGW from the coding sequence ATGGGACTAATTTATTCAAGTTCGGATTCACAAAATCTGATGGATGGGATGAATGCGAACCTTGCGATTGCTAAGGCAGCGGTGCAAGATGTTGTGAGTGCCAGTCGTACCTTGACAGGCGCTATTGGCGCAGGCAAGTTACTAGATGGTGCAGCTTTCAATGCGGGTAAGGATTTGTTTTCTGCCCTCATCATTCCGACGATCACGCGTGCTTCCTCTGCTTTTGATGATACCAAAAAACATTTGAGTCGTTATGAAAGTGCAAATAATGAAGTGAGCAGCGAGGGTGTGTTGGATGAGGATAAACTCAATGCAAAGAAAACCTCCACACAAGCGATAAAGACAGCAACGGATAATACAGCCAGTACTTTTCGGACAATAGCTTCTGCGGCAGATAGTGTTTCCCTCCCATTTGTAGGACCGATGTTGAATGCTGCTGCACAGAACTTAGAGAACTATTCGGAGAGTCTTCAACAAGATATCGACAAAATCGACCAGAAGCTCAAAAAACTTCGAGATTTCAATTCTGCCGTGAATGGTTTGTTTAATAATGACCTAAACAATTTGAAAATTATTGTGCAGAGCGTTACTGTGCTTAGTGATACGGTGGTGCATAGTAATGGAACTTATAGTTTACCCGCTGGTACAGATGCTTCTTGGTTCACGAGCGTGAAAAGCGCGAAAGATGTTTCAGAAACAGAAAAATTGGATAAGGTACTTAGTGATAAAAAAGCGAATATAGAAGATGTAAATGTTATATTAGCCTATGCCAAAGCTCACCCTAATGAAGAAATTCCACAAAGTATTCTTGACTGGATAAAGAAGAATGCTTCGGGAATTGGAGGATCGTTTAGTAATGGTGAAACTGTTGGAGACCTTTTAGATGAGGTGGTTGGAAAAGGAATATCGAAATTTGGTGGTTTAGTAAATGTCTTTACAGGTATAGCAGGTCCTGATGGGGTAGGTTCTTTTGTGTTAGAAAATTCAAATGGAATTGGGCGACAAGTTGTACAAACAGGAGAAGACATATCAAAATTTGGAAAATATGCAGGGAAAGGCTTTGCTGTAGCTGGATTTGCTTTTGGAATGTATGATGATATGGCAGATAATCATAAGACAGTTGGGCAAGCGTTGACTCATAATATTGCTTCTACGGCGATTGGTGCAGGCGCGACTGCAGGAGCTTCTTTTGCCATAGGAGCGCTTTTAGTGAGTAATCCCGTTGGGTGGGCCGCAATAGGAGTATCGGCGGCAGCCATAGGAATTGGTGTTGGAGCTACAGCTTTGTTTAATTTGGCATATGATAATAATTTTCTCGGTCTTAAGAGTGGGCTGGATTGGGCTGGAAGTAAGATTGATGAAGGATTAAAAGATGTTGGTCAGGCAGTTGGGAATATTGCGAATGCGATAAACCCATTCAAATGGGGATGGTAA
- a CDS encoding T7SS effector LXG polymorphic toxin produces the protein MGMIYSSSDSQNLMDGMNANLAIAKAAVQDVVSASRTLTGAIGAGKLLDGAAFNAGKDLFSALIIPTITRASSAFDDTKKHLSRYESANNEVSSEGVLDEDKLNAKKTSTQAIKTATDNTASTFRTISSAADSVSLPFVGPMLNDAAQNLENYSESLQQDIDKINQKLQKLYTFNSAVNGLFNDDLNQLNIVVQSVTVLSDTVVKGDGSYSLPKGTDASWLTSLKTDHQSIQTLKDIKQSLVEISNTHKGSLSGNSFMDWLEVLVGNTEHAIDEYTIDKGWSVAFPELFENAGGELFKRFPFIGAILDWHSESENEKNTTGDIVAKVGIHTVTNLLIDGGLTLVSENPIFGVGVGTLVEVPVDKYEDDEYDHIKNTISTDWNFVKSGKLENFVKDNFNKAVSNAFSPNSVNWNNENDNQRAGDLFSWAWRKLSGQN, from the coding sequence ATGGGAATGATTTATTCAAGTTCGGATTCACAAAATCTGATGGATGGGATGAATGCGAATCTTGCGATTGCTAAGGCAGCGGTGCAAGATGTTGTGAGTGCCAGTCGTACCTTGACAGGCGCTATTGGCGCAGGCAAGTTACTAGATGGTGCAGCTTTCAATGCGGGTAAAGATTTGTTTTCTGCCCTCATCATTCCGACGATCACGCGTGCTTCCTCTGCTTTTGATGATACCAAAAAACATTTGAGTCGTTATGAAAGTGCAAATAATGAAGTGAGCAGCGAGGGTGTGTTGGATGAGGATAAACTCAATGCCAAGAAAACCTCCACACAAGCGATAAAGACAGCAACGGATAATACAGCCAGTACTTTTCGGACAATATCTTCTGCGGCAGATAGTGTTTCCCTCCCATTTGTAGGACCAATGTTGAATGATGCTGCACAGAACTTGGAGAATTATTCAGAGAGTCTTCAACAAGATATAGACAAAATTAATCAGAAACTCCAAAAACTTTATACATTCAATTCTGCAGTAAATGGCTTATTTAACGATGATTTGAACCAGCTGAATATCGTGGTGCAAAGTGTAACTGTGCTTAGTGACACGGTTGTCAAGGGTGATGGGAGTTACTCATTGCCTAAAGGAACCGATGCTTCTTGGTTAACAAGTTTAAAAACAGACCACCAATCAATTCAGACGCTTAAAGACATAAAGCAAAGTTTAGTGGAAATTAGTAATACACATAAAGGCTCTTTGTCAGGTAATTCTTTTATGGATTGGCTAGAGGTCTTAGTAGGTAACACAGAACACGCAATAGATGAATATACCATTGATAAAGGCTGGAGTGTAGCATTTCCAGAATTATTTGAAAATGCTGGTGGAGAACTATTCAAGAGATTTCCTTTTATTGGTGCTATTCTTGATTGGCATTCTGAATCAGAGAATGAAAAAAATACTACAGGTGATATTGTAGCAAAAGTCGGCATACATACAGTGACAAATTTGTTAATTGATGGCGGTTTAACCTTGGTTAGTGAAAATCCGATTTTTGGAGTTGGTGTCGGTACTCTTGTTGAGGTACCAGTAGATAAGTATGAGGATGATGAGTATGACCATATAAAAAATACAATTTCTACCGATTGGAACTTTGTAAAATCTGGAAAATTAGAGAACTTTGTAAAAGATAATTTCAATAAAGCCGTTTCAAATGCTTTTTCTCCTAACTCAGTAAATTGGAATAATGAAAATGATAATCAACGGGCTGGAGACTTATTCTCTTGGGCATGGAGGAAATTAAGTGGTCAGAATTGA
- a CDS encoding DUF4176 domain-containing protein, whose protein sequence is MNNNENEVKFLPLGSIVTVDNARETLMIISRFAETEMDGERGYFDYAAVRSSLGLIKADEIYFFNRENVEEAKFVGYIDAREQLFQDNAEDFSKNITLPHLKLENSQESDTFGF, encoded by the coding sequence ATGAACAATAATGAAAATGAAGTAAAATTTTTACCACTAGGTAGTATTGTGACCGTTGATAATGCTAGAGAGACATTGATGATAATCAGTCGATTTGCAGAAACAGAGATGGATGGAGAAAGAGGATATTTTGACTATGCAGCCGTTCGGAGTTCCCTTGGACTAATTAAGGCTGACGAAATTTATTTCTTTAACCGTGAAAATGTCGAAGAAGCAAAATTTGTAGGGTATATTGATGCTCGTGAACAGTTGTTTCAAGATAATGCAGAAGATTTTTCAAAAAATATTACACTGCCTCATCTAAAATTAGAGAATAGTCAAGAATCAGACACCTTTGGTTTTTGA
- a CDS encoding DUF443 family protein has protein sequence MEGKLISIYKNDRYKIVEAGEKYYLLDTDDRKSTILLWFLGLFGYHKVLNISKLNADDLIVGRVEQKNINNRSFLYGLLLSILGTVLTYILPINYISIIILLLYNFIGVLGIKFFLAYEEKKSMFNRVNLDKENFSYIKLRFLIPNLQKTKRFFAWLFLQVMFIVVVVVFVFYFTNPLVLFLLVIVTLMFILLFSRAAFAEGNYLIKEK, from the coding sequence ATGGAAGGAAAATTAATTTCAATCTATAAGAATGATAGATATAAGATTGTTGAAGCGGGAGAAAAGTATTATCTGTTAGATACAGATGATAGAAAGAGTACGATTTTATTATGGTTTCTTGGATTATTTGGTTATCATAAAGTATTAAATATTTCAAAGCTTAATGCAGATGACTTAATTGTTGGGAGGGTAGAACAAAAAAATATTAACAATCGTTCGTTTCTTTACGGTCTTCTGCTTAGTATATTAGGAACAGTTCTTACTTATATTTTGCCAATAAATTATATATCTATCATTATTTTACTGCTTTATAATTTTATAGGAGTGCTTGGTATTAAATTTTTCTTAGCATATGAGGAAAAAAAGAGTATGTTTAATCGTGTGAACTTAGATAAAGAAAATTTTAGCTATATAAAATTAAGATTCTTAATTCCTAATTTACAAAAAACTAAAAGATTTTTTGCTTGGCTATTTCTACAAGTTATGTTCATTGTAGTAGTAGTGGTTTTTGTATTTTACTTTACAAATCCATTGGTTTTGTTCCTTTTAGTTATCGTGACGTTAATGTTTATATTATTGTTTAGTAGAGCGGCTTTTGCTGAAGGAAATTATCTAATAAAGGAGAAATAA